One segment of Pseudophryne corroboree isolate aPseCor3 chromosome 10, aPseCor3.hap2, whole genome shotgun sequence DNA contains the following:
- the TNFRSF9 gene encoding tumor necrosis factor receptor superfamily member 9, with product METARWNLLACLLFFLQDVTAQDHSCNTEQDGCCKICNPGYFLIGQCGKCKVCPLKSYMDLPNVTPSCKLCERCEGIRRYKKACTTTSNAVCECIPGKRCANAQCTRCENNPCPAGQQPNAGKCVTCPSGTFNPGTEGICKPWRNCTALSTDVSVNGTHTSDVVCGNLVARVTERVVTSASASTVTLTAHTPEDKSAPRLSITIIIVAISCLIALCLILFGLFFTVKVLERLKNNFKKIPHPIVKQTEEEDACSCHFPEEEHGEEGEDEPMTREP from the exons ATGGAGACAGCGAGGTGGAACTTACTGGCCTGTCTCCTCTTCTTCCTACAAGATGTCACGGCTCAAGACCACAGCTGCAATACTGAACAAGATGGCTGCTGCAAGATATGTAACCCAG GCTATTTCCTTATTGGACAATGTGGGAAATGTAAAGTGTGTCCCTTAAAGAGTTACATGGACCTTCCAAATGTAACGCCGAGCTGCAAGCTATGTGAGAGGTGTGAAG GAATACGCCGGTATAAAAAGGCGTGCACAACTACCAGCAACGCTGTATGTGAGTGTATCCCAGGGAAGAGGTGTGCCAACGCACAGTGCACACGTTGTGAGAATAACCCGTGCCCAGCTGGTCAGCAGCCTAATGCAGGAA AATGCGTGACCTGTCCGTCTGGCACATTCAACCCTGGTACTGAAGGCATCTGCAAACCATGGAGAAA CTGCACAGCCCTCAGCACTGACGTTTCGGTTAATGGAACCCATACATCGGATGTGGTTTGTGGTAATCTCGTTGCCAGAGTCACTGAGAGAGTAGTTACATCAGCATCAGCATCAACAGTCACCCTCACAGCAC ATACTCCAGAGGACAAATCGGCACCACGTCTGAGCATTACTATCATCATCGTTGCGATCTCTTGCCTAATTGCCTTGTGCCTCATACTGTTTGGCTTATTCTTCACTGTGAAAGTTCTGGAAAGATTGAAAAATAATTTCAAGAAAA TTCCTCATCCAATAGTCAAGCAGACTGAAGAAGAAGACGCTTGCAGCTGTCACTTTCCTGAGGAAGAGCACGGTGAAGAAGGAGAAGATGAACCCATGACTCGAGAACCCTGA